From Alteromonas australica, one genomic window encodes:
- a CDS encoding ACT domain-containing protein: protein MLGESKLSALLKNLMPVKRPGDYVFVCVAPDILSVDVMSQALATFKEKEGVTLILEVEVAKTHGFTFEGTFSCITCEVHSSLDAVGMTAAMTTALTDKGISANVVAGFYHDHIFVPCQRADEAVMVLSSLSH from the coding sequence ATGCTGGGTGAATCCAAGTTGTCAGCATTGCTAAAAAACCTCATGCCTGTGAAAAGGCCAGGGGACTATGTGTTTGTGTGCGTGGCGCCAGACATATTGTCTGTTGATGTGATGTCGCAAGCCCTGGCAACCTTTAAAGAAAAAGAAGGGGTAACGTTGATTTTAGAGGTTGAGGTGGCAAAAACACATGGATTTACTTTTGAAGGTACATTTAGCTGTATTACCTGTGAAGTGCACTCAAGCTTAGATGCGGTAGGTATGACAGCTGCCATGACAACGGCACTCACCGACAAAGGGATTAGTGCAAATGTGGTGGCAGGCTTTTACCACGATCATATTTTTGTGCCTTGCCAGCGTGCTGATGAAGCCGTTATGGTGTTGTCCTCTTTGTCACATTAA
- the rplA gene encoding 50S ribosomal protein L1 has translation MAKLTKRARLIRDKVEATKEYEINEAVALLKELATAKFAESVDVAVNLGIDAKKSDQNVRGATVLPNGTGKDVRVAVFTQGANAEAAKEAGADIVGMDDLAEQVKKGEMNFDVVVASPDAMRVVGQLGQILGPRGLMPNPKTGTVTPDVATAVKNAKAGQVRYRNDKNGIIHASIGKIAFEANQIQENLEALLEALKKAKPSSAKGTYIKKISLSTTMGAGVSLDKASVGL, from the coding sequence ATGGCTAAATTAACGAAACGCGCTCGTCTTATTCGCGACAAAGTTGAAGCGACTAAAGAGTACGAAATCAATGAAGCGGTAGCGCTTCTTAAAGAACTAGCAACAGCTAAGTTCGCAGAAAGCGTTGACGTAGCAGTTAACCTTGGTATCGATGCGAAAAAATCTGACCAAAACGTTCGTGGCGCAACAGTGCTTCCAAACGGTACTGGTAAAGACGTTCGTGTTGCTGTATTCACTCAAGGTGCAAATGCTGAAGCAGCGAAAGAAGCCGGTGCTGACATTGTTGGTATGGACGACCTAGCTGAGCAAGTTAAAAAAGGCGAAATGAACTTTGACGTTGTAGTGGCTAGCCCAGACGCAATGCGTGTTGTTGGTCAACTAGGTCAAATCTTAGGTCCACGTGGCCTTATGCCTAACCCTAAAACGGGTACAGTAACGCCAGACGTTGCTACTGCTGTTAAGAACGCGAAAGCGGGCCAGGTACGCTACCGTAACGATAAGAACGGTATCATCCACGCTAGCATCGGTAAAATTGCGTTCGAAGCAAACCAAATTCAAGAAAACCTTGAAGCACTACTTGAAGCATTGAAGAAAGCTAAGCCTTCTTCTGCTAAAGGTACTTATATCAAGAAGATCAGCCTAAGCACCACTATGGGCGCTGGCGTATCTCTTGACAAGGCTTCTGTAGGTCTTTAA
- the rplK gene encoding 50S ribosomal protein L11, which translates to MAKKVSGIIKLQVAAGSANPSPPVGPALGQHGVNIMEFCKAFNAKTDSLEKGAPVPVEITVYEDRSFTFETKTPPASYLLKKAAGIKSGSGRPNTEKVGKVTRAQLEEIAKTKEPDLTAADLDAAVRTIAGSARSMGLNVED; encoded by the coding sequence ATGGCTAAAAAAGTAAGCGGTATTATCAAGCTTCAGGTTGCAGCTGGTTCTGCTAACCCAAGTCCACCAGTTGGTCCTGCACTAGGTCAACATGGTGTGAACATCATGGAATTCTGTAAGGCTTTCAATGCGAAAACTGATAGCCTTGAAAAAGGCGCTCCGGTACCAGTAGAAATTACGGTATACGAAGATCGCTCTTTCACATTCGAAACTAAGACTCCTCCTGCGTCTTACCTGCTTAAGAAAGCAGCTGGCATCAAGAGTGGTTCTGGCCGTCCTAATACTGAGAAAGTGGGTAAAGTTACTCGCGCTCAGCTAGAAGAGATTGCTAAAACTAAAGAGCCAGATCTAACTGCAGCTGACTTAGATGCAGCGGTACGCACTATCGCGGGTTCTGCTCGCTCAATGGGCTTGAACGTAGAGGACTAA
- a CDS encoding RraA family protein has product MLPFDSISPCEYADALPRHQFMHYSIKPLWSGMPRIAGPAFTVKCEPGDHLMLHAAIYRARPGDILVVEADDKFAVAGGNVCAIAQARGIKGFVIDGVIRDIAETRENQFPVFAKGVIPKPGAKKCVSPLNQPVHCGSVLVHPGDIIVADEEGIAVIPKAAAEQAYDVARARAQKDAAMSLAQWEAQHVEKVEGILKELGFQ; this is encoded by the coding sequence ATGTTGCCCTTCGATTCAATATCACCCTGTGAATATGCCGATGCCTTGCCTCGCCATCAATTTATGCATTACAGCATTAAGCCGCTTTGGTCAGGAATGCCACGTATTGCAGGTCCTGCCTTTACAGTAAAATGCGAACCGGGCGATCATTTGATGCTTCATGCGGCCATCTATCGCGCGCGGCCGGGCGACATCCTTGTGGTGGAGGCCGACGACAAGTTTGCCGTGGCTGGTGGTAATGTTTGCGCTATTGCGCAAGCAAGAGGCATCAAAGGGTTTGTGATTGATGGTGTTATTCGTGACATTGCTGAAACCAGAGAAAATCAGTTTCCAGTGTTTGCAAAAGGGGTGATACCCAAACCAGGCGCTAAAAAATGTGTGTCGCCTCTCAATCAACCCGTGCATTGTGGCTCTGTACTAGTGCACCCCGGCGACATCATCGTTGCCGATGAAGAAGGCATTGCTGTGATTCCAAAAGCCGCAGCTGAACAGGCTTATGACGTCGCCCGTGCGCGGGCTCAAAAAGACGCCGCAATGTCGTTAGCACAGTGGGAAGCACAACATGTCGAAAAAGTGGAAGGAATATTAAAAGAGTTAGGCTTTCAATAG
- the rplL gene encoding 50S ribosomal protein L7/L12, translating to MALTKEDILNAIAEMPVMELVELIEAAEEKFGVEATAAVAVAGPAAGGEAAAEEKTEFDVVMTSFGGNKVAVIKAVRGATGLGLKEAKEVVESAPKAIKEGVSKEEAEELKAQLVEAGAEVEIK from the coding sequence ATGGCTCTAACTAAAGAAGATATCTTAAACGCGATTGCTGAAATGCCAGTTATGGAATTGGTAGAGCTAATCGAAGCAGCTGAAGAAAAGTTCGGCGTTGAAGCAACTGCAGCAGTAGCTGTAGCTGGTCCAGCAGCTGGCGGTGAAGCAGCAGCAGAAGAGAAAACTGAATTTGACGTTGTAATGACTTCATTCGGTGGCAACAAAGTTGCAGTAATCAAAGCAGTTCGCGGCGCGACTGGCCTAGGTCTTAAAGAAGCTAAAGAAGTAGTTGAATCTGCTCCTAAAGCTATCAAAGAAGGCGTAAGCAAAGAAGAAGCTGAAGAACTTAAAGCACAGCTAGTTGAAGCTGGCGCTGAAGTTGAAATCAAGTAA
- a CDS encoding M13 family metallopeptidase: MLRTVVSLSVALALTACSPQNTTSETPSQAQAEQQQALQSGVIKENMDLSVDPGNDFFSYVNGKWVDNLEIPADKSSYGAGMILSDESQENVMDIIKSSSEGDFAAGSDEQKVGDFYRAYMDIDTRNALGMTPIVPELEKIDTIESYDDLAAYFAYANRYGYAKPFSIGQNADFKSPESYMIYTWQSGLGLPDREYYFKDDEASKDIRDAYIKHIERMFTLAKFDAPADNAQMLFNMEMAIAKLHMKKEQVRNWAVNYTKVPVDELSTYMPNFPWTLFLKEMQLEDLDNVVFLQSDFMKNMDSFIAETSLEDWKVFLKWGLLNASASRLSEDFDQADFDFYSKKLSGVEEQRPLWRRAVGLTNAHVGEVIGKVYVKKYFPPAAKDRMTEMVNNLLLAYKDSIEQLDWMTEETRQQALDKLSKFTVKIGYPEQWKDYSQLTVKAEDLFGNLKRSADVQYDVMLKKQGGPVWKHEWSMTPQTVNAYYNPTANEIVFPAAILQPPFFDMNAEDAVNYGGIGAVIGHEIGHGFDDSGSTFDGDGVLRNWWTDSDLSEFKARTSTLVNQYNEFEVLPDLYVNGEYTLGENIGDLGGISIALKAYHLSLQGEDAPVLDGFSGDQRVFIGYGQVWASKYREEALRTQIQTDTHSPAKFRTNGALRNVPEFYEAFNVTEEDALYLPPEERVKIW; the protein is encoded by the coding sequence ATGTTACGAACTGTAGTAAGCCTAAGTGTCGCACTCGCACTAACGGCATGTAGTCCTCAAAACACCACCAGCGAAACCCCATCTCAAGCTCAAGCAGAACAACAACAAGCCTTACAATCTGGCGTAATTAAAGAGAACATGGATTTATCGGTAGATCCAGGTAACGACTTCTTTAGCTATGTTAATGGTAAATGGGTAGATAACCTTGAGATCCCAGCAGATAAATCTAGCTATGGTGCGGGCATGATTTTAAGTGACGAGTCTCAAGAAAATGTCATGGACATTATTAAAAGCTCTTCTGAAGGAGATTTTGCAGCGGGTTCCGACGAACAAAAAGTAGGTGATTTTTATCGTGCGTACATGGATATAGATACCCGTAACGCACTAGGTATGACCCCTATTGTTCCTGAACTAGAAAAAATTGACACCATTGAGAGCTACGACGACCTAGCGGCGTATTTTGCTTACGCTAACCGTTATGGCTATGCCAAACCCTTCAGTATCGGCCAAAATGCAGACTTCAAGTCGCCAGAAAGCTACATGATTTATACGTGGCAGTCTGGCTTAGGCTTACCTGATCGTGAGTATTACTTTAAGGATGACGAAGCCTCAAAAGACATTCGCGATGCCTATATTAAGCATATTGAGCGTATGTTTACGTTAGCTAAATTCGACGCACCTGCAGACAATGCTCAAATGCTTTTCAATATGGAAATGGCCATTGCCAAACTTCATATGAAGAAAGAACAAGTACGTAACTGGGCAGTAAACTACACGAAAGTACCGGTAGATGAACTCAGCACCTACATGCCAAATTTCCCGTGGACGTTATTCCTAAAAGAAATGCAGCTTGAAGACTTAGATAATGTGGTTTTTCTTCAAAGTGACTTCATGAAGAATATGGACAGCTTCATTGCTGAAACTTCCCTTGAAGATTGGAAGGTATTTTTGAAATGGGGTCTTCTTAACGCCTCCGCTAGCCGTTTAAGTGAAGACTTTGACCAGGCTGATTTCGACTTTTACAGCAAAAAACTTAGCGGCGTAGAAGAACAGCGCCCATTATGGCGCAGAGCCGTGGGGCTCACCAACGCCCACGTGGGCGAAGTTATTGGTAAGGTGTATGTGAAAAAGTACTTCCCACCCGCGGCGAAAGATCGCATGACAGAAATGGTGAACAACCTACTGCTTGCCTATAAAGACAGTATTGAGCAATTAGACTGGATGACGGAAGAAACCCGCCAACAAGCGTTAGACAAACTGTCTAAATTCACCGTAAAAATTGGCTATCCAGAGCAATGGAAAGATTATTCACAGTTGACGGTGAAAGCGGAAGACTTGTTCGGCAACCTTAAGCGCTCGGCTGACGTGCAGTATGACGTTATGCTTAAAAAGCAAGGCGGTCCAGTGTGGAAACATGAGTGGTCGATGACACCGCAAACGGTGAACGCGTACTACAACCCAACGGCGAATGAGATTGTATTCCCAGCCGCTATTTTGCAGCCGCCATTTTTCGATATGAATGCGGAAGATGCAGTAAACTACGGTGGTATTGGGGCCGTTATTGGCCACGAAATTGGACATGGGTTTGACGATTCTGGCTCGACCTTCGACGGCGACGGTGTGCTTCGTAACTGGTGGACAGATTCAGACTTAAGCGAGTTTAAAGCGCGTACCTCGACCTTAGTCAATCAGTACAATGAATTTGAAGTGCTGCCTGATTTGTATGTGAACGGCGAATACACGTTAGGGGAAAATATTGGTGATTTAGGTGGCATTAGTATTGCGCTTAAAGCCTACCATCTTTCATTACAGGGTGAAGATGCGCCCGTGTTAGATGGCTTCTCGGGCGACCAACGGGTGTTTATTGGTTACGGACAAGTGTGGGCTAGCAAGTATCGTGAAGAAGCCTTGCGTACGCAAATTCAGACCGACACGCACTCTCCAGCGAAATTCCGTACGAACGGTGCGCTTCGCAACGTACCTGAGTTTTATGAAGCCTTTAATGTAACCGAAGAAGATGCGTTGTACCTTCCACCGGAAGAGCGCGTAAAAATTTGGTAA
- the secE gene encoding preprotein translocase subunit SecE, whose amino-acid sequence MSEKTENQSNGLDMFKWVIVFALLAGLVTANTMYGEISVLYRAVAAVVVVAIAGFLAASTTKGGNFLSFAKESRTEVRKVVWPTRQEANQTTIIVLAATLVMSLILWGLDGIIVRLVGFITGIGA is encoded by the coding sequence ATGAGCGAAAAAACGGAAAATCAGTCCAATGGCTTGGACATGTTTAAATGGGTAATCGTGTTTGCCCTACTTGCTGGTTTAGTTACGGCTAACACCATGTATGGCGAAATTTCGGTACTTTACCGTGCGGTTGCGGCCGTAGTCGTAGTGGCAATTGCGGGCTTTCTTGCTGCATCTACCACCAAAGGCGGTAATTTCTTAAGTTTTGCAAAAGAATCTCGTACTGAGGTACGCAAGGTGGTATGGCCTACTCGCCAAGAGGCTAATCAAACCACTATCATCGTACTCGCAGCTACCTTGGTAATGTCACTCATTTTGTGGGGCCTAGACGGCATTATTGTTCGTCTTGTGGGCTTTATTACTGGAATAGGAGCATAA
- a CDS encoding EAL and HDOD domain-containing protein → MKVFTARQAIFNRRQHTVAYEVFFRDGIENVFPKGVDPTVATSRLIVNQHLNVGITAITNGKRALVNFSQQGLIDRIPSLMPPNDIVIEVLEDVEPTDEVYEACRELFHKGYRMALDDFLYHKDWERFLNFTRLLKFDIQNTPLEEIAPLVEKFKKRKGLKLLAEKVETQEEFMLAKKMGFDFFQGYFFCKPEMIENKDIEAQHAMTLIIYHEALKPFLNYTKLASYFEQDVSLSYKLLRFTNSGLFVLKEPIESIKQALVYLGEEQARKFICLIATAHLRKNKPVEIIRMSIIRARFCEQIAKHVAPGTSDSAFMVGLFSMIDALLDTPMASLLAKLPLSEDIKTALLGEKSLLLNTLELVKAYESGSWWAITKKAELINIPQDDLPDMHRNATLWSETYETIS, encoded by the coding sequence ATGAAAGTTTTTACCGCGCGCCAAGCTATTTTTAACCGTCGCCAACATACTGTTGCCTACGAGGTCTTCTTTCGCGACGGTATTGAAAACGTCTTCCCAAAGGGTGTTGACCCTACCGTGGCAACCTCTCGGCTTATTGTAAATCAACATTTAAACGTGGGTATTACCGCTATTACCAACGGTAAACGCGCCCTCGTTAACTTTTCTCAGCAAGGCCTGATTGACCGCATCCCTTCTCTGATGCCGCCTAATGATATCGTTATAGAGGTGCTTGAAGATGTGGAGCCCACTGACGAAGTGTATGAAGCGTGTCGAGAGCTTTTTCACAAAGGCTATCGAATGGCCTTGGACGATTTTTTGTATCACAAGGATTGGGAGCGGTTCTTAAACTTCACCCGATTATTAAAGTTTGATATTCAAAACACCCCGTTAGAAGAAATCGCACCGCTTGTAGAAAAGTTTAAAAAACGCAAAGGCCTTAAACTGCTTGCGGAAAAAGTAGAAACACAAGAAGAGTTTATGCTGGCAAAAAAAATGGGCTTTGATTTCTTCCAAGGTTACTTTTTCTGTAAACCTGAAATGATTGAAAACAAGGATATTGAAGCGCAGCATGCCATGACGCTGATTATCTATCATGAAGCGTTAAAGCCGTTTTTAAACTACACAAAACTTGCGAGTTATTTCGAGCAAGATGTTAGCCTGAGTTACAAGCTTTTGCGCTTTACGAATTCAGGTCTATTTGTATTAAAAGAGCCCATTGAATCTATAAAGCAAGCCCTAGTCTATTTGGGAGAAGAGCAAGCAAGGAAATTCATTTGCTTAATTGCCACCGCCCACCTACGCAAAAATAAACCCGTAGAAATTATTAGAATGTCGATTATTCGTGCGCGCTTTTGTGAACAAATCGCCAAACACGTTGCCCCGGGCACTTCTGATAGCGCCTTCATGGTGGGCCTGTTTTCCATGATAGATGCCTTACTTGATACGCCCATGGCGTCGTTACTTGCTAAGTTACCGCTCAGTGAAGATATTAAAACGGCGCTACTGGGGGAAAAGAGTTTGTTACTGAATACCTTAGAATTGGTCAAAGCCTACGAGTCTGGCAGTTGGTGGGCCATCACGAAAAAAGCGGAACTGATTAATATTCCCCAAGATGATTTGCCCGATATGCACCGCAATGCAACCTTGTGGTCTGAAACCTACGAGACCATCAGTTAA
- the sodC gene encoding superoxide dismutase family protein, with translation MNKRKITAMVGAVSLALSSASFAAHHDDDHISVVMKDLKTESSMGTVKVSDYDDDGVVFTPNLKGLTPGIHGFHIHENGDCLATMKNGKTVLGGAAGGHFDPEATGQHKAPWSEAGHEGDLPTLYVDESGNATQPVFAPELELEDIRGKAIMIHAGGDNYSDEPKKLGGGGPRVACGVISE, from the coding sequence ATGAATAAACGCAAAATAACCGCAATGGTAGGCGCAGTATCGTTAGCACTCAGTTCAGCAAGTTTCGCGGCTCACCATGATGACGATCATATCAGTGTGGTAATGAAAGATTTAAAGACCGAGAGCAGCATGGGCACAGTTAAAGTGAGTGACTATGATGACGATGGCGTGGTTTTCACCCCTAATCTTAAAGGGTTAACCCCCGGTATTCATGGCTTTCACATCCACGAAAATGGCGACTGCTTAGCCACCATGAAAAATGGTAAAACGGTACTTGGAGGCGCTGCGGGTGGCCATTTCGACCCCGAAGCAACCGGCCAGCATAAAGCCCCTTGGTCGGAAGCGGGTCATGAAGGCGATCTACCCACTCTATACGTGGATGAAAGCGGCAATGCCACGCAACCTGTTTTCGCCCCAGAGTTAGAACTTGAAGACATTCGCGGCAAAGCCATCATGATTCACGCAGGTGGCGATAACTATTCAGATGAGCCGAAAAAACTTGGCGGTGGCGGTCCTCGTGTAGCATGTGGCGTTATTTCAGAATAG
- a CDS encoding ABC transporter ATP-binding protein → MFSFFERLTKPFPDTPPAQPPKGIVAFCKYYTQGMWGVIAIVSLLSAIVAVLEVALFGFLGQMVDWFSEQNRDTFLDEQKWTLVGMGTTVLVLIPGFILLRSLFSRQSLMGNYPMRIRWQAHRYLLGQSLTFFHNEFAGRVATKVMQTALSVRETVTKVLDLMVYICVYFISMVVLIFSTDWRLAVPLIVWFFVYICILRVLVPKLKVVSQRQADARSLMTGRIVDSYTNITTVKLFSHSRREADYAKESMDGFLKTVYPQMRLVTVLEFCVEMANAILIFVIGALSIHLWLENIASAGDIAIAISLCLRLNGMSHWIMWEVSGLFENLGTVQDGMNTLAQPIAVKDAPKANALTVNGGAITFDNIHFSYTGAGNKPIDVFRQLDLAIKPGEKVGLVGRSGAGKSTLVNLLMRFYDAQSGHIAIDGQDITQVGQETLRAKISMVTQDTSLMHRSVRDNILYGRTDATEEDMIRAAKQAEAHEFILTLTDSQGRTGYDAHVGERGVKLSGGQRQRVAIARVLLKDAPVLILDEATSALDSEVEAAIQACLDKVMEGKTVLAIAHRLSTIAQMDRLLVLDKGKIVEQGSHAQLLEHNGIYAKLWAHQTGGFIGVE, encoded by the coding sequence ATGTTTTCATTTTTCGAGCGCTTAACTAAGCCCTTTCCCGACACGCCACCCGCTCAACCTCCTAAAGGTATTGTCGCTTTTTGCAAATACTACACCCAGGGCATGTGGGGGGTTATCGCTATTGTTTCCTTATTAAGTGCGATCGTCGCTGTGCTGGAAGTCGCGCTGTTTGGGTTTCTTGGCCAAATGGTGGACTGGTTTTCCGAGCAAAACAGAGACACCTTTCTTGATGAGCAAAAATGGACATTGGTGGGGATGGGAACCACGGTATTAGTACTTATTCCCGGTTTTATTTTGCTGCGCTCATTGTTTTCTAGGCAGTCGTTAATGGGGAACTATCCCATGCGAATTCGCTGGCAGGCTCACCGCTATTTACTAGGGCAAAGCCTCACCTTTTTTCATAACGAATTTGCCGGTAGGGTAGCAACAAAGGTGATGCAAACTGCGTTATCAGTGCGTGAAACGGTAACCAAAGTGCTCGATTTAATGGTGTACATTTGTGTGTACTTCATTTCAATGGTGGTGCTAATTTTCAGCACGGATTGGCGATTAGCGGTACCGCTTATTGTTTGGTTTTTTGTCTATATATGTATTCTTCGTGTATTGGTGCCTAAGCTGAAAGTTGTTTCTCAGCGGCAGGCTGACGCCCGTTCACTAATGACTGGGCGTATTGTTGATAGTTACACCAATATCACCACGGTAAAACTGTTTTCCCATAGCCGACGAGAGGCCGATTACGCCAAAGAAAGCATGGACGGCTTTTTAAAAACCGTATACCCGCAAATGCGCCTTGTTACCGTACTCGAATTTTGCGTTGAAATGGCCAATGCCATACTGATTTTTGTTATAGGTGCGTTGTCGATACACCTTTGGTTAGAAAATATTGCCAGTGCTGGCGATATCGCCATTGCGATAAGTTTGTGTTTACGCCTCAACGGTATGTCGCATTGGATCATGTGGGAAGTGTCAGGCTTATTTGAGAATTTAGGCACCGTTCAAGATGGCATGAATACCTTGGCGCAACCCATTGCGGTAAAAGATGCCCCTAAGGCGAATGCTCTGACGGTTAACGGCGGCGCAATAACATTCGACAATATCCACTTCTCTTATACGGGGGCCGGAAACAAGCCTATAGATGTATTCCGGCAACTCGACTTAGCCATCAAACCAGGGGAAAAAGTGGGTTTGGTCGGTCGTTCCGGGGCGGGAAAATCTACCCTAGTGAACCTGTTAATGCGTTTTTATGATGCCCAAAGTGGACACATTGCCATTGATGGCCAAGACATTACCCAAGTAGGCCAAGAAACCTTACGCGCGAAAATAAGCATGGTGACTCAAGACACCTCGTTGATGCACCGCTCGGTTCGCGACAATATTTTATATGGCAGAACCGACGCCACAGAAGAGGATATGATTCGTGCAGCCAAACAAGCCGAGGCCCATGAGTTTATCCTTACGCTCACCGATAGTCAGGGGCGCACTGGATACGATGCTCATGTGGGCGAGCGAGGTGTGAAGCTGTCAGGTGGGCAACGACAACGGGTGGCCATTGCTCGAGTGCTATTGAAAGATGCCCCCGTATTAATTCTTGATGAAGCCACCTCCGCCCTAGATTCAGAAGTGGAAGCGGCGATACAAGCGTGTCTCGATAAAGTTATGGAAGGCAAAACGGTACTGGCCATTGCCCATCGACTGTCAACCATAGCGCAAATGGACAGGCTACTTGTGTTGGATAAAGGCAAAATTGTAGAACAGGGGAGCCACGCACAATTACTTGAACACAATGGCATTTACGCCAAGTTGTGGGCGCATCAAACAGGGGGCTTTATTGGTGTCGAGTGA
- the nusG gene encoding transcription termination/antitermination protein NusG translates to MSEEAIKKRWYVVQAYSQYEARVKKTLLEYIKMHNMEEHFGQVLVPTEEVVEMRAGQKRKSERKFYPGYVLVEMAMNEDSWHLVKSVPRVLGFIGGTSDRPMPITQKEADAILNRLEESVDKPKPKTLFEPGEVVRVTDGPFADFNGVVEEVDYEKSRVKVSVLIFGRSTPVDLEFGQVEKG, encoded by the coding sequence ATGTCTGAAGAAGCAATTAAGAAAAGATGGTACGTAGTACAAGCATATTCGCAGTATGAAGCACGTGTAAAAAAGACTCTGCTTGAGTACATCAAAATGCACAACATGGAAGAGCACTTCGGTCAGGTACTTGTACCGACAGAAGAAGTGGTTGAAATGCGTGCAGGCCAAAAGCGTAAATCAGAGCGTAAGTTTTACCCTGGTTATGTATTGGTTGAAATGGCGATGAACGAAGATTCATGGCACTTAGTGAAAAGTGTGCCTCGTGTACTAGGGTTTATCGGTGGTACATCAGATCGCCCAATGCCTATTACGCAAAAAGAAGCAGACGCTATCTTAAACCGTCTTGAAGAGTCGGTTGATAAGCCAAAGCCAAAAACTTTGTTCGAGCCGGGCGAAGTGGTTCGTGTTACCGATGGTCCTTTTGCAGACTTCAACGGTGTGGTAGAAGAAGTCGACTACGAAAAGAGTCGCGTAAAAGTATCGGTGCTTATCTTCGGTCGCTCTACACCAGTAGACCTAGAATTTGGTCAAGTAGAAAAAGGTTAA
- the rplJ gene encoding 50S ribosomal protein L10: MALGLAAKKEIVAEVSEVASRALSVAVAEYRGMEVAELTDLRVKAREQGVYLKVVRNTLAKRALADSKFADIDSALTGPLIYGFSIDAPGGAARLFKDFAKGNDKLKVTALSIGSGLLGPEKLDAVASLPTRDEALAKLLATFKAPVGKFVQTINEVPTKFVRVLAAIKDEK, from the coding sequence GTGGCACTAGGTTTAGCAGCAAAAAAAGAGATCGTAGCAGAAGTTTCTGAAGTTGCGTCTCGCGCTCTATCCGTTGCCGTCGCTGAATACCGTGGGATGGAAGTTGCAGAACTGACTGACCTGCGCGTTAAAGCTCGTGAGCAAGGCGTATACCTAAAGGTTGTACGTAATACTCTAGCTAAGCGTGCATTGGCAGACAGCAAATTTGCAGACATCGATAGCGCTCTTACTGGTCCGCTTATCTATGGTTTCTCAATCGACGCACCAGGCGGTGCGGCACGTCTTTTCAAAGACTTTGCGAAAGGGAACGATAAGCTAAAAGTAACAGCACTATCAATTGGTAGTGGTCTTCTTGGTCCAGAGAAATTGGACGCAGTGGCTTCACTTCCAACTCGCGACGAAGCGCTTGCAAAACTTCTTGCAACCTTCAAAGCACCGGTGGGCAAATTCGTTCAAACAATCAACGAAGTTCCTACCAAGTTTGTGCGCGTATTGGCGGCGATCAAAGACGAGAAGTAA